Genomic window (Helianthus annuus cultivar XRQ/B chromosome 3, HanXRQr2.0-SUNRISE, whole genome shotgun sequence):
CTTTTGAAATATGGTACTCAAGACAACCATCGGTTAATGGAGTCGTGTATTGTTTCCTCTAAAACCCGAAAACGAGCTTCAGCCTGCTGTGATTctcaagatgaaatgaagaaaaAACGTGCACGGAAGTTAACAATGTGTGGAAAAGAGGGCAGGCGTGCCTTGGTGCAGGGAACATCACCTGAAAAGGTGGATGATGTTGAATCCTCAAGTGGTAGTTGTAGCATTAATAGCTATAAACCGTATCATGGATCTGGCTTTTGTGTTGAAGATATTGAAGATCATGAAAGTGATGCAGAGTCTGTTTGTCAGTGTGGATATCACGaagaaagtcaaagtcaagaaacTGATGTATCAGTCACCAACGAGGGGGTGGCGGATGAGATTCATAGACTCGAGTTGCATGCCTACCGTTATACCATGACGAAATTATATGCATTGGGACCCTTAAACTGGGAGAAGGAAACAATGGTAACAAACCTTCGTATATCACTCCATATATCAAATGATGAACATTTGATTATGTTAAAAAACTTACTTTCTGCTTCTAATAAACAGTCTTATTAGATGATAGCTAAACCTCAAGTTTGAAATCTTTCATAATTCATAAACCTGTAAAAAGCAGTTGTACATTCACTCCTATAGTTTTGTTGATTTGGGGTGATTATAGTAATGTTCGGTACGAAACTATGATCTTAATGGTAAAGTTCGGCTTTCTAAGCGATTTTTATGAAAATAAATTTAAATAGGT
Coding sequences:
- the LOC110925442 gene encoding uncharacterized protein LOC110925442; translation: MAIVLKDIGLDQFIVRLVGSLQEFEVPSDHKEANNPELLKYGTQDNHRLMESCIVSSKTRKRASACCDSQDEMKKKRARKLTMCGKEGRRALVQGTSPEKVDDVESSSGSCSINSYKPYHGSGFCVEDIEDHESDAESVCQCGYHEESQSQETDVSVTNEGVADEIHRLELHAYRYTMTKLYALGPLNWEKETMVTNLRISLHISNDEHLIMLKNLLSASNKQSY